In Arachis hypogaea cultivar Tifrunner chromosome 2, arahy.Tifrunner.gnm2.J5K5, whole genome shotgun sequence, a genomic segment contains:
- the LOC112733253 gene encoding uncharacterized protein, with translation MLSSSTSRITFIFRYSLLQIPNFVSFPSSSSLHSHSEPPSLRQVDEAVDSFTRMLSMRRPPSIIQFTKILGSLAKTNHFPTAISLFRQLQARGIAPNLFTLNILINCCCGMGRMTLAFSVLAKIFRMDYQPDTVTLTTILKGLCLCGSVEKAVCFHDRVLAHGFHFNQVTYGTLINGLCKTGHTSAAIQVLRKIPRHGIVPNVFMYNSIIDSLCKVTLVSEAFHLYSEMLARGISPDVITYNTLIYGLCLTGQLKEAIDLLSDMVLRNITPDVHTYSILMDGLCKEGKIKDAKNVLAVMTKHGVKPNVVTYNSLMDGFCLVNQVNKAKYVFNTMAESRAFPDVQSYNIMINGFCKNHMIDDALNLFEEMRRKNLVPDTVTYNTLVDGLGKSKRILCALELLEKMHDRGQPANIVTYNSLLDALFNIKQHDKALMLFNQMKDCGIDPDIYTYSIFIDGLCKSGRLKNAKVIFQDLSIKGCRPDVRAYTIMINGLCKEGLLHEALAFLSKMEDNGCLPNAVTYEIIIRALFEKGENDNAEKLLREMISRGLLQG, from the coding sequence ATGCTGTCATCCTCAACCTCAAGGATCACTTTCATTTTTAGGTATTCTCTTCTCCAAATCCCTAATTTTGTTTCCTTCCCTTCCTCTTCATCCCTTCACTCTCATTCTGAGCCCCCATCCCTTCGTCAAGTTGATGAAGCTGTTGATTCCTTCACTCGCATGCTCTCTATGCGTCGCCCTCCATCCATCATCCAATTCACCAAGATTTTGGGATCTCTTGCCAAGACCAACCATTTCCCCACCGCCATTTCCCTTTTTCGGCAATTGCAAGCCAGGGGAATCgctcccaacttatttactttgaATATCTTAATCAATTGTTGCTGCGGCATGGGTCGTATGACGCTTGCTTTCTCTGTGTTGGCCAAGATTTTCAGAATGGATTATCAACCTGATACGGTAACATTGACAACAATCCTGAAAGGTCTCTGTCTCTGTGGTAGTGTTGAAAAAGCAGTGTGCTTTCATGACAGAGTGCTGGCTCATGGATTTCACTTCAACCAAGTCACTTATGGGACCTTGATTAATGGGCTCTGTAAGACCGGACACACATCAGCTGCTATTCAAGTGCTGAGAAAGATCCCACGGCATGGGATTGTTCCTAATGTCTTCATGTACAACTCAATTATTGATAGCCTCTGCAAGGTTACACTtgtaagtgaggcttttcatttaTACTCTGAAATGCTTGCTAGGGGAATTTCTCCCGATGTTATCACCTACAACACTCTAATTTATGGTTTGTGCCTTACGGGCCAACTTAAGGAAGCCATTGATTTGTTAAGTGATATGGTGCTTAGAAACATTACTCCTGATGTTCATACCTATAGTATTTTGATGGATGGGCTATGCAAGGAAGGAAAGATCAAAGATGCTAAGAATGTGTTGGCTGTGATGACAAAACATGGTGTGAAACCAAATGTGGTTACTTATAACAGCTTAATGGACGGATTTTGTTTGGTTAATCAGGTAAATAAGGCAAAATATGTATTCAACACAATGGCCGAGAGTAGAGCGTTTCCTGATGTTCAGAGTTACAATATCATGATTAATGGCTTTTGTAAGAATCACATGATCGATGACGCCTTGAATCTCTTTGAAGAGATGCGTCGCAAGAATTTAGTTCCTGACACTGTAACTTACAATACTCTAGTTGATGGCTTGGGAAAATCAAAGAGAATCCTTTGTGCCTTGGAGCTTCTTGAAAAGATGCACGATCGAGGTCAACCCGCTAATATTGTCACTTACAATTCTTTGCTGGATGCTTTGTTCAATATCAAACAACATGACAAGGCACTTATGTTATTCAATCAAATGAAAGATTGTGGCATTGATCcagatatatatacatacagcATATTTATAGATGGCCTGTGCAAAAGTGGGAGACTTAAAAATGCAAAAGTGATTTTTCAAGATCTTTCCATTAAAGGCTGTCGTCCAGACGTGAGGGCATACACTATTATGATCAATGGGCTTTGCAAAGAGGGCCTACTTCATGAAGCATTGGCTTTCTTGTCAAAAATGGAAGACAATGGTTGCTTGCCAAATGCTGTGACTTACGAAATAATCATTCGTGCTCTATTTGAAAAAGGTGAAAATGATAATGCGGAGAAACTTCTTCGTGAAATGATATCTAGAGGCCTATTGCAAGGATAA